From one Chryseobacterium sp. 3008163 genomic stretch:
- a CDS encoding glycosyltransferase: MKICYLTWGETPRSYGVFGSQVIGQFMATKKQMPESEFYFISGIPLIHSGFVREKLKYGREIDEIKKKLDNVKFILTPIFAPQNFVNSSKSTFGFMHYGAHRILKNHFQKINPDIVHCRSYHAAWAALKVRTRYNFNYKIIFDARGLWPEEISLKKEFSEESKNYKFLKSIESELLGKCDFIIGVSDTMVQHYKELGAKNVECVYLSADIAKLKNIIVKENREHIHFGYIGGLADNTWHKPLELLSLYKEIRKEVKNSKLFIITTSNHNDIRNIFSEISEDELVLTSTKTVDELKLVLNNLDFGLMSYFKPLNKRDILLANMVLAVKTAEYIAAGLPMIVNKMCGGASSIVDKYNMGISYDPNSFEEISENNITSFVKDGKNIERSDIAEKLFDYKSNALKYKSLYDRLYKLQ; this comes from the coding sequence ATGAAAATTTGTTATCTTACGTGGGGAGAGACACCTAGATCTTATGGTGTTTTTGGCTCACAGGTCATAGGTCAGTTTATGGCAACAAAAAAGCAAATGCCTGAAAGTGAATTTTATTTTATTTCAGGTATTCCTCTTATTCATAGTGGTTTCGTCAGAGAGAAGCTAAAATATGGTCGGGAAATAGATGAAATCAAGAAAAAATTAGACAATGTAAAATTTATTTTGACCCCAATATTTGCACCTCAGAATTTTGTAAATTCCTCTAAATCCACTTTTGGCTTTATGCATTATGGGGCTCATAGAATTTTGAAAAATCACTTTCAAAAGATTAATCCGGATATTGTTCATTGTAGATCATATCATGCGGCTTGGGCAGCTTTAAAGGTTAGGACAAGATATAATTTTAATTATAAAATAATTTTTGATGCAAGAGGTTTGTGGCCTGAAGAAATTTCTCTTAAAAAAGAATTTTCAGAAGAAAGTAAAAACTATAAGTTCTTAAAATCAATAGAATCCGAATTATTGGGTAAGTGTGATTTCATTATAGGAGTATCTGACACAATGGTTCAACATTATAAAGAATTAGGTGCTAAGAATGTGGAGTGCGTTTATTTAAGTGCAGATATTGCAAAGCTTAAAAATATAATTGTTAAAGAAAATAGAGAGCACATTCATTTCGGATACATAGGAGGATTGGCAGATAATACATGGCATAAACCATTAGAGCTATTATCTCTTTACAAGGAAATTAGAAAAGAAGTGAAAAATTCAAAACTTTTTATCATTACAACTTCCAATCATAATGATATTAGAAATATTTTTTCCGAAATCTCTGAAGATGAACTTGTATTGACATCTACAAAAACAGTGGATGAATTAAAATTAGTTCTTAATAATTTGGACTTTGGCCTAATGTCATATTTTAAACCTTTAAACAAGAGAGATATATTATTGGCTAATATGGTTTTAGCTGTTAAAACGGCAGAGTATATTGCCGCCGGATTACCAATGATTGTTAATAAAATGTGTGGTGGAGCCTCCAGTATAGTTGATAAGTACAATATGGGAATCTCCTATGATCCAAATTCCTTTGAAGAAATAAGTGAAAATAATATCACTAGTTTTGTAAAGGATGGGAAAAATATTGAGCGTAGTGATATTGCAGAAAAATTATTCGATTATAAAAGTAATGCATTAAAGTATAAATCTTTATATGATCGATTATATAAATTACAATAA
- a CDS encoding asparagine synthetase B family protein, with the protein MRSDVAVGTSLSGGLDSSATVCMINHMKMSDVDQKTFSARFPNFKKDESIYIDKVLSKVNAQGFSCYPDGDSMLSNLHKIIEHQEEPFGSLSIAAQFEVMQLARNNGVIVMLDGQGADEYLCGYHGLIDMFFIELKKTDKKLYKQQLQVYKEVHASNDINNMSRRLRNNFIKDMLSNAQINQLLGFKSSVDNLLGKEAKKDLHSQYKKEQFDKKYTASSLNEVLYEATFRGGLQELLRYADRNSMAHSLEVRLPFLSHKLVEYVFTLPSIYKVNKGFSKYILREAMQDIVPQEIVWRKDKIGYEPPNSKYIDGLSLKNYLVKGLKL; encoded by the coding sequence TTGCGATCAGATGTTGCTGTTGGTACAAGTTTATCGGGAGGATTAGACAGTTCTGCTACAGTTTGTATGATTAATCATATGAAGATGAGTGATGTAGATCAAAAGACTTTTTCTGCACGTTTTCCTAATTTTAAGAAAGATGAATCTATATATATAGATAAAGTTCTGAGTAAAGTTAATGCACAAGGGTTTAGCTGTTATCCAGATGGAGACAGTATGCTGTCGAATCTTCATAAAATTATAGAACATCAGGAGGAACCTTTTGGAAGTCTTAGTATTGCTGCACAATTTGAAGTAATGCAACTGGCTAGGAATAACGGAGTAATAGTGATGCTTGACGGGCAGGGCGCTGATGAATATCTTTGTGGTTATCACGGTTTGATAGATATGTTTTTCATCGAACTGAAAAAAACTGATAAAAAACTTTATAAGCAACAGCTACAAGTATATAAAGAAGTGCATGCATCGAATGACATTAACAATATGTCGAGGAGATTAAGAAATAATTTCATTAAAGACATGCTTTCTAATGCACAGATAAATCAATTGCTGGGTTTTAAATCAAGTGTTGATAATCTCTTAGGTAAAGAGGCTAAAAAAGATCTGCATTCTCAGTATAAAAAAGAGCAGTTCGATAAAAAATATACAGCTTCTAGCTTAAATGAAGTGCTTTATGAAGCAACCTTCAGAGGAGGATTACAGGAATTACTTAGATATGCAGATAGGAATTCTATGGCACATTCATTAGAAGTAAGATTGCCTTTCCTTTCTCATAAACTAGTAGAGTATGTATTTACATTACCTTCAATTTATAAGGTAAATAAGGGATTCTCTAAATATATACTGAGAGAGGCTATGCAAGATATAGTACCTCAAGAGATTGTTTGGAGAAAAGATAAAATTGGGTACGAGCCTCCCAATAGTAAGTATATAGACGGGTTGTCTTTGAAAAATTATTTGGTAAAAGGGTTGAAATTATAA
- a CDS encoding Gfo/Idh/MocA family protein, translated as MSEKIKFAVIGCGHIGKRHAEMVSRNSECELVALVDVKDKSVLGIESYDVPFFASLDDFLKSGIEVDVINIASPNGFHFEQAYKAIDAGKHVVVEKPMALNKQDAEKLIFQALHKHKQVFAVMQNRYSPPSAWIKEMVESGRLGEIYMVQLNCYWNRDDRYYKPESWHGKKI; from the coding sequence ATGTCTGAAAAAATAAAATTTGCAGTTATCGGTTGTGGGCATATTGGGAAAAGACATGCAGAAATGGTGTCTAGGAATTCCGAATGTGAATTGGTAGCTTTAGTTGATGTAAAAGATAAATCTGTTTTGGGAATCGAAAGTTATGATGTTCCTTTTTTCGCATCATTAGATGATTTTTTGAAATCTGGGATTGAAGTAGATGTGATTAATATTGCTTCTCCAAATGGATTTCATTTTGAACAAGCATATAAAGCAATTGACGCAGGAAAGCATGTTGTTGTAGAAAAACCAATGGCTCTGAATAAACAAGATGCTGAAAAACTTATTTTTCAGGCGCTTCACAAGCATAAGCAGGTTTTTGCAGTAATGCAAAACCGTTATTCTCCACCTTCTGCATGGATAAAAGAAATGGTAGAGAGTGGAAGATTAGGGGAGATTTATATGGTTCAGCTTAACTGTTACTGGAACCGTGATGACAGATATTATAAACCGGAATCTTGGCATGGAAAAAAGATTTAG
- a CDS encoding acyltransferase → MKQILNKINSLFKSKKYETVPINFLILNFLFQRIFFINYFAKYSVHYTSRVSGSRNIVFNVNDPKILASFAASGGCYFSVFDNTILEIGDGTIWSYGVGIHTANHDFFNRDIYIRKSIKIGKNCWIGHGAVITAGVELGDNVTVGANSVVTKSFPNNVVIGGIPAKIIKELQL, encoded by the coding sequence ATGAAACAAATACTGAATAAAATAAACTCTTTATTTAAGAGTAAAAAATACGAAACAGTTCCTATTAATTTTTTAATTCTTAATTTTCTATTTCAAAGAATATTTTTTATTAATTACTTTGCTAAATACTCTGTTCATTATACTTCTAGGGTATCAGGTTCTAGAAATATAGTATTTAATGTAAATGATCCCAAAATTTTAGCATCATTTGCTGCATCAGGAGGATGTTACTTTTCTGTTTTTGATAATACTATTTTAGAAATAGGAGATGGAACAATTTGGTCATATGGAGTAGGTATTCATACAGCAAATCATGATTTTTTTAATAGAGATATATATATAAGAAAATCAATAAAAATAGGAAAGAATTGTTGGATAGGACATGGAGCTGTAATCACAGCAGGTGTAGAATTAGGAGATAATGTAACTGTAGGAGCAAATAGCGTGGTAACGAAATCTTTTCCTAATAATGTTGTTATTGGTGGAATACCAGCTAAAATCATTAAAGAATTACAGCTGTAG
- a CDS encoding glycosyltransferase family 2 protein translates to MITASIVTYNNNPILLEKAIKSFLNQRNDVKIYIIDNSPTDHLKALKHIDKNIEYHFINANPGFGAAHNLAIEKSIESGAKYHFIVNPDIYFEKDVISLMVDFMESDSKIGMMMPEILNEDGTVQFLPKLLPTPINILLRKLKRPKAKYDEFINNYELRFVPRYKIYNAPILSGCFTLLNLNAIKDVGAYDDSFFMYFEDWDLSRRMHKKYKTIYYPNASIYHEYESGANKNFKLFKIFLKSAVNYFNKWGWFFDKDRAKINSKALAQFK, encoded by the coding sequence ATGATAACAGCTAGTATTGTAACATATAATAATAATCCCATATTATTGGAAAAGGCAATAAAAAGTTTCCTGAACCAAAGAAATGATGTTAAGATTTATATCATAGATAATTCCCCTACTGATCATCTTAAAGCTTTAAAACATATCGATAAGAATATCGAATACCATTTTATAAATGCTAATCCAGGCTTTGGAGCTGCACATAATTTAGCTATAGAGAAATCAATAGAATCGGGAGCAAAATACCATTTCATTGTAAATCCTGATATTTATTTTGAAAAGGATGTTATTAGTTTAATGGTCGATTTTATGGAGAGTGATTCTAAGATTGGAATGATGATGCCAGAGATATTAAATGAAGATGGTACAGTACAGTTTCTTCCAAAACTTTTACCAACACCTATAAATATTTTGTTGAGAAAACTAAAAAGGCCTAAGGCGAAATATGATGAATTTATAAATAATTATGAATTACGTTTTGTTCCACGTTATAAAATTTATAATGCACCAATACTTTCAGGTTGTTTTACCTTATTAAACCTTAATGCCATAAAAGATGTAGGAGCTTATGATGATTCTTTTTTTATGTATTTTGAAGATTGGGATTTATCAAGACGCATGCATAAAAAATATAAGACAATATATTATCCCAATGCATCTATTTATCACGAATATGAATCTGGAGCAAATAAAAACTTTAAATTATTTAAAATATTTTTAAAGTCGGCGGTCAATTATTTTAATAAATGGGGGTGGTTTTTTGATAAAGATAGAGCGAAAATTAATTCTAAAGCATTAGCTCAATTTAAATAA
- a CDS encoding Gfo/Idh/MocA family oxidoreductase — MAWKKDLDGGTLFTQFSHFIDIMYWLFGDLTNIQGKFADFNHKDLTDFEDSGFINFDFVNGGMGSLNYSTSVWNQNLESSMTVIAENGAVKIGGQYMDKVEVCNVKGYEMPELAPTNPGNDYGAYKGSAANHHYIIENVVDVLKGRSTITTNALEGLKVVDIIERIYSLKDFNNLD; from the coding sequence TTGGCATGGAAAAAAGATTTAGATGGTGGAACATTATTTACGCAGTTTTCTCACTTTATAGATATTATGTACTGGTTGTTTGGGGATTTAACCAATATTCAGGGTAAGTTTGCCGATTTTAATCATAAAGACCTTACAGACTTTGAAGATTCAGGTTTTATAAATTTTGATTTTGTAAACGGAGGAATGGGTTCTTTAAATTATTCAACTTCAGTTTGGAATCAAAACCTTGAAAGTTCAATGACCGTTATTGCTGAAAATGGAGCTGTAAAAATTGGGGGACAATACATGGATAAAGTGGAAGTTTGTAATGTAAAAGGTTATGAAATGCCGGAACTCGCACCTACAAATCCAGGTAATGATTACGGTGCATATAAAGGCTCTGCGGCTAATCACCACTATATTATTGAAAATGTAGTTGATGTATTGAAAGGGAGAAGTACAATTACCACTAATGCTTTAGAGGGCTTGAAAGTTGTAGATATTATTGAAAGGATTTATAGTCTAAAAGATTTTAATAATTTAGACTAG
- the lhgO gene encoding L-2-hydroxyglutarate oxidase, with translation MNYDIVIIGAGLVGLATAYQTKLKKPNSKILILEKEKDVSLHQSGHNSGVIHSGIYYKPGSLKAKNCIEGYHSVINFAKEYGIKYDLCGKIIVASSQEELPLLDNIYKRGIDNGLDNLKYLSREEFREIEPHCEGVKAIKVPQTGIIDYPGVAKKIKELFEELGGEVKFNNEVKDIINKDSEIIIKTNQSEFKTKKLVSCAGLYSDKITKMTNEKNDVIIIPFRGEYYKIKDEKKHLVKHLIYPVPDPNFPFLGVHFTRMIDGNIEAGPNAVLAFKKEGYQFFDFNLSETMQTLTWPGFRKIVAKYGKTGMGEVHRSLSKSAFTKALQKLMPEIQENDLVPGGSGVRAQACDRSGALIDDFDIVKNGNIVHVRNAPSPAATSCLSIGNKISELIEN, from the coding sequence ATGAATTATGACATCGTAATCATCGGTGCTGGTTTGGTAGGATTGGCAACTGCTTATCAGACAAAGCTTAAAAAACCTAATTCTAAGATTTTAATTTTAGAAAAGGAGAAAGATGTATCTTTACATCAATCTGGTCATAATAGCGGTGTAATTCATAGCGGAATTTATTATAAACCAGGAAGCTTAAAAGCGAAAAACTGTATTGAAGGTTATCATTCTGTAATAAATTTTGCTAAAGAATATGGAATTAAATATGATCTGTGTGGTAAAATAATTGTTGCGAGCTCTCAGGAAGAACTACCACTTTTAGATAATATTTATAAAAGAGGGATAGATAACGGTCTTGATAATTTAAAATATCTTTCAAGAGAAGAGTTTCGTGAAATTGAACCTCATTGCGAAGGAGTAAAAGCTATTAAAGTTCCTCAGACGGGTATTATCGATTATCCGGGAGTGGCTAAAAAAATAAAAGAATTATTTGAAGAGCTTGGCGGAGAGGTTAAATTTAATAATGAAGTAAAAGACATTATTAATAAAGATTCAGAAATTATTATTAAAACTAATCAATCTGAATTTAAAACAAAAAAACTGGTGTCATGTGCAGGTCTGTATTCAGATAAAATTACAAAAATGACCAATGAAAAGAATGATGTGATCATTATTCCATTCAGAGGTGAATATTATAAAATAAAAGACGAAAAGAAGCATCTTGTAAAGCATCTTATTTATCCGGTTCCAGATCCTAATTTTCCATTCTTGGGAGTTCATTTTACAAGAATGATCGATGGAAATATTGAAGCTGGTCCAAATGCGGTCCTAGCTTTTAAAAAAGAAGGATATCAATTTTTTGATTTCAATTTAAGTGAAACCATGCAGACATTAACATGGCCAGGATTTAGGAAGATTGTTGCAAAATATGGTAAAACGGGAATGGGGGAGGTGCATCGTTCTCTTTCAAAATCTGCATTTACCAAAGCTTTGCAAAAACTCATGCCGGAAATACAGGAAAATGATCTTGTGCCCGGAGGTTCAGGAGTAAGAGCACAGGCCTGTGATAGAAGTGGGGCACTAATTGATGATTTTGATATCGTTAAGAATGGTAATATTGTTCATGTAAGAAACGCACCTTCACCAGCCGCTACTTCATGTCTTTCTATAGGAAATAAAATTAGCGAGCTTATAGAGAATTAA
- a CDS encoding acyltransferase — MSDFFAHETAIIDEGCHIGAGTKIWHFSHIMPDCILGEKCNIGQNVVVSPKVILGKNVKVQNNVSIYEGVTCDDDVFLGPSMVFTNVINPRSAVNRKNEYLKTHVGLGASIGANATIVCGHNIGKYAFIGAGAVVTKEVPDYALVVGNPAKQMGWMSEFGQRLHFDAEGIAVCDESGEKYKLENNKVLKK, encoded by the coding sequence ATGTCAGATTTTTTCGCACACGAAACAGCTATTATAGATGAAGGTTGCCACATTGGAGCAGGTACTAAAATATGGCATTTTTCCCATATTATGCCTGATTGTATTTTAGGTGAAAAATGTAATATCGGACAGAATGTAGTAGTTTCGCCTAAAGTTATTTTAGGAAAGAATGTGAAGGTTCAGAATAATGTCTCTATATATGAAGGTGTTACTTGTGATGATGACGTTTTTTTAGGTCCTTCAATGGTTTTTACAAATGTTATTAATCCCAGAAGTGCTGTAAACAGAAAAAATGAATATTTAAAGACACATGTTGGGCTAGGCGCTTCAATTGGTGCTAATGCAACAATTGTTTGTGGTCACAATATTGGTAAATATGCATTCATTGGTGCTGGTGCCGTTGTAACAAAAGAGGTTCCTGATTATGCTTTGGTAGTTGGAAATCCTGCTAAGCAAATGGGATGGATGAGCGAGTTTGGCCAGCGTTTACATTTTGATGCTGAAGGTATTGCAGTTTGTGATGAAAGCGGAGAAAAATATAAACTTGAGAATAATAAAGTTTTAAAAAAATAA
- a CDS encoding nucleotide sugar dehydrogenase — translation MMKTYKIAVIGQGYVGLPLSLEFAGHYPVLGFDINAQRVDQLNDGLDITLEADIEKLNNGLKKYNESNGNTGYKATSQLSDIAEANIFIVTVPTPIDRYNAPDLNPLISASKMLGEIIKKGDIVIYESTVFPGCTEEECVPVLEKYSGLKFNEDFFVGYSPERINPGDKVNTLTSVKKVTSGSTEDIAEEVDDLYKKIITAGTHKAPSIKVAEASKAIENAQRDVNISFVNELALIFDRVGIDTNDVLEAAGTKYNFLKYKPGLVGGHCISVDPYYLAHKAEQLGYHPDVILSGRRVNDSIAKFVASKVVKLLIAKGGVIKDSQALILGFTFKENCPDVRNTKVVDIYKELTDFGVNVDIYDPWASKEEVKHEYGIDILDALIVGKKYESLIIAVSHNEFLEMDLNLLKKENAVVFDTKACLDRNLVDARL, via the coding sequence ATGATGAAAACATATAAAATAGCGGTTATAGGACAAGGTTATGTAGGCTTGCCTTTATCTTTGGAATTTGCAGGTCATTATCCTGTTTTAGGATTTGATATTAATGCACAAAGAGTTGATCAGCTTAATGATGGCTTGGATATAACGCTTGAAGCTGATATTGAAAAACTTAATAACGGCTTAAAAAAATATAACGAATCAAATGGAAATACAGGATACAAGGCAACAAGTCAATTATCTGATATTGCTGAGGCTAATATTTTTATTGTAACTGTTCCTACTCCCATTGATCGGTATAATGCTCCGGATTTGAATCCGCTAATTTCTGCATCAAAAATGTTAGGAGAAATTATTAAAAAAGGAGATATTGTTATCTATGAATCTACAGTTTTCCCTGGCTGTACAGAAGAAGAATGTGTACCGGTTTTAGAGAAATATTCAGGATTAAAATTCAACGAAGACTTTTTCGTAGGATATTCTCCTGAAAGAATCAATCCTGGAGATAAAGTAAATACTTTAACGAGTGTTAAAAAAGTAACTTCGGGATCTACAGAAGATATTGCAGAAGAAGTAGATGATCTTTATAAAAAAATAATCACTGCAGGAACGCATAAAGCACCAAGCATTAAAGTAGCAGAAGCTTCTAAAGCAATAGAGAATGCTCAGCGTGATGTCAATATCTCTTTTGTAAATGAATTGGCTTTGATTTTCGACAGAGTGGGTATAGATACCAATGATGTTTTGGAAGCTGCAGGAACAAAATATAATTTTCTTAAATATAAACCAGGTTTAGTAGGTGGTCACTGTATTTCTGTTGATCCTTATTATTTGGCACATAAAGCAGAACAGCTTGGCTATCATCCTGATGTTATCTTATCGGGACGTAGAGTAAACGACTCTATTGCGAAATTTGTAGCTTCTAAAGTAGTCAAACTTCTTATTGCAAAAGGGGGAGTGATTAAAGATTCTCAGGCTTTGATTTTAGGATTTACTTTCAAAGAAAACTGTCCGGATGTAAGAAATACTAAAGTCGTGGATATTTATAAAGAACTCACAGATTTTGGGGTTAATGTTGATATTTATGACCCATGGGCAAGCAAAGAAGAAGTAAAACATGAATATGGAATTGATATTCTTGATGCTCTCATCGTTGGTAAAAAGTATGAATCACTTATCATTGCTGTTTCTCATAACGAATTTCTGGAGATGGATCTCAATCTATTGAAAAAAGAAAATGCAGTTGTATTTGACACCAAAGCTTGTTTAGATAGAAACTTGGTAGATGCACGTTTATAA
- a CDS encoding oligosaccharide flippase family protein, which produces MGIDIIIEAGFLIPLLYLLLSANALYLQIGLSIGKINVILFSMVVFCVVFSTSLFAFLYVKCFDFHLSIFLPFLLALSSQLFTYFFTLKIYPKLNFNSYNLSIIFKFGFPLFIATYLGVFTLHIDKIIINKLGGISAFAIYSIGALEIPFVGLVTKSITSISYPKIVRHIEKKEFEEANNIWINDVKRASYFIFPLVFFCILFSKQIIIGLFGDKYYASIPVFEAYCLILIWRNATYGTILSVKGKTNYIALVSFVSLIVNVILIYFFYQKWEVVGIVRALFCSVLVLVMSTLYLEGSLKKYLSLFKDKLIFGMLLAIFILYFFKQ; this is translated from the coding sequence TTGGGAATAGATATTATTATAGAGGCAGGCTTTTTAATACCTTTATTGTATTTACTCCTCTCTGCAAATGCACTTTATCTTCAAATTGGTTTGTCAATTGGTAAAATAAATGTGATTTTATTTTCTATGGTAGTATTTTGCGTTGTTTTCTCTACAAGTTTATTTGCATTTTTATATGTTAAATGCTTTGATTTTCATTTGAGTATATTTTTACCATTTTTGTTAGCGTTATCTAGCCAATTATTTACCTATTTTTTTACATTAAAAATTTATCCTAAGCTGAATTTTAATAGTTACAATCTTTCAATAATTTTTAAGTTTGGATTTCCTCTTTTTATTGCAACATATCTTGGTGTTTTTACACTTCACATAGACAAAATAATTATTAATAAATTAGGTGGAATTAGTGCATTTGCTATTTATTCTATTGGCGCTTTAGAAATACCATTTGTAGGATTGGTAACAAAATCTATTACTAGTATAAGTTATCCCAAAATTGTGCGACATATAGAAAAAAAAGAATTTGAAGAAGCAAATAATATTTGGATAAATGATGTGAAGAGAGCTTCTTATTTTATTTTTCCATTAGTTTTTTTTTGTATATTATTTTCTAAGCAGATAATAATAGGCTTGTTTGGAGACAAATATTATGCATCAATTCCTGTATTCGAAGCTTATTGTTTAATATTGATTTGGAGAAATGCTACATACGGAACTATATTATCAGTTAAAGGTAAAACAAATTATATTGCATTAGTTTCTTTTGTATCATTAATTGTTAATGTAATTTTAATATATTTTTTCTACCAAAAATGGGAAGTCGTAGGAATTGTAAGAGCTCTATTTTGCTCAGTACTGGTTTTAGTTATGAGTACATTATATCTGGAAGGGAGTCTGAAAAAATATTTATCTTTATTTAAAGATAAATTGATTTTTGGTATGTTGTTGGCGATTTTTATATTATATTTTTTTAAACAATGA
- a CDS encoding asparagine synthetase B family protein, with amino-acid sequence MCGIAGIISKNKDILTYQHLKKMTDAISHRGPDGEGQWIDERTTVGLGHRRLSIIDLSNAGSQPMHYLDRYSIVFNGEIYNYIEIRAFLRTKGYSFRSDSDTEVLMANFDYKREKCLDDFDGMFAFAIWDNQEKTLFCARDRFGEKPFYYSQANESFYFGSEMKALWSVNVPKETNGRMLFNYWYFNYLLNPNDLSETFYKNIFY; translated from the coding sequence ATGTGTGGAATAGCAGGGATAATATCCAAAAATAAAGATATTCTTACTTATCAGCATTTAAAAAAAATGACAGATGCAATCTCGCATCGAGGGCCTGATGGAGAGGGACAATGGATTGATGAGAGAACTACTGTAGGTTTAGGACATAGAAGATTATCCATTATTGATTTATCTAATGCAGGTAGTCAGCCTATGCATTATTTGGATAGATACAGTATTGTATTTAATGGTGAGATATATAATTATATCGAGATTAGAGCATTCTTAAGAACAAAAGGATATAGTTTCAGGTCAGACTCAGATACTGAAGTGTTAATGGCAAATTTTGATTATAAAAGAGAAAAATGCCTTGATGATTTTGATGGAATGTTTGCTTTTGCAATTTGGGATAATCAGGAAAAGACCCTATTTTGTGCCAGAGATAGGTTTGGTGAAAAGCCATTTTATTATTCTCAAGCAAATGAAAGTTTTTATTTTGGATCTGAAATGAAAGCTTTATGGAGTGTGAATGTACCGAAAGAGACAAATGGGAGAATGCTTTTTAATTATTGGTATTTTAATTATTTACTCAATCCAAATGATCTTTCTGAAACTTTTTATAAAAATATTTTTTATTAG
- a CDS encoding polysaccharide biosynthesis/export family protein — protein sequence MQNIEQVAIENSMKNSSSTIQPGDQLVILITAKDMDVVKPFNQNYSSSEMIQTNAMAGGNTPNQGVSSIQGPTYIVDTNGTINFPILGILDTNGKTLVDLKEELREKMLKYVINPTISIRLANFKVTVLGEVNRQGDYTVANGQATIWNALGMAGDLTMYGKRNDVLVVRTENGVVSHGKVNLQDASLINSPYYNLKQGDAIIVSANNSKDIQAKQNPNTGLYLTAASIAITAAAVVVTLITK from the coding sequence ATGCAAAACATAGAACAGGTAGCTATTGAGAATTCGATGAAAAATTCTAGTTCGACTATTCAGCCTGGAGATCAGTTAGTGATTCTCATCACTGCCAAAGATATGGATGTGGTAAAGCCATTTAATCAGAATTACTCTTCTTCAGAAATGATTCAGACAAATGCAATGGCGGGCGGAAATACACCTAATCAGGGTGTCAGTTCTATACAAGGACCAACATATATCGTAGATACAAATGGTACTATAAATTTTCCTATTTTGGGCATTTTAGATACCAATGGTAAGACTTTAGTTGATTTAAAAGAAGAGTTGAGAGAAAAAATGTTAAAGTATGTAATCAATCCTACAATTAGCATACGATTAGCCAATTTTAAAGTTACAGTTTTAGGGGAGGTAAACAGACAAGGTGATTATACAGTCGCAAATGGTCAAGCAACTATTTGGAATGCTTTGGGGATGGCAGGTGATCTTACAATGTATGGTAAAAGAAATGATGTATTGGTTGTAAGAACAGAAAATGGAGTAGTTTCTCATGGTAAAGTCAACTTACAAGATGCTTCTCTTATCAATTCTCCTTATTATAATTTAAAGCAAGGTGATGCTATCATCGTATCGGCAAATAACTCCAAAGATATTCAGGCTAAGCAGAATCCTAATACAGGTCTGTATTTAACTGCAGCATCTATTGCAATAACTGCGGCTGCCGTAGTGGTAACCTTAATCACAAAATAG